The DNA region AATAAACCAGGTTTTCATCCACGAAGGCTGCAATTTTCAAAACAATTTTGTTTTTGAAGTTCAGCCTGTATTTCTTGCTTGCTACACTGATGACAATTAAGGCTAACACACCAATCAATATCTGAAAATAGGATGTTGCACTTCCCCTGAATCGCCCTACGATTACTATCAGGATGACTGCAATCAGCCCAATGAGCAGCACACGACGGTCAACCTGCTTCCTTTCGTTGTCAAGAATTTTTAGGTCAGGAAGCAGTTTTGCGTCATAAAATTCTTTAAAACTGGCGTAGGCGCTCATGATTCAAACAGACTTCTGGCATGTACATTTTGTCTCTCCACCTCGGGGATTTCGAAAAGTGTCCGTCGCTTATAGCCCATCATACCGGCCATTATATTGGATGGGAAAGTTTCCACTTTGTTATTAAACGTGGTAACGGCGGCATTAAAAGCCCTTCGAGAAGCG from Bacteroides sp. includes:
- a CDS encoding LemA family protein; translation: SGIMVAVENYPDLKASQNFLQLQAAWNEAEEQISASRRAFNAAVTTFNNKVETFPSNIMAGMMGYKRRTLFEIPEVERQNVHARSLFES